A genomic stretch from Desulfovibrio sp. Huiquan2017 includes:
- the rnfG gene encoding RnfABCDGE type electron transport complex subunit G — MREIINMIVVLSLICAASGTLLVNLKRATKDKIEQQVLVNVQGPALMTVLAGCDNDPIAERKTVDGVTVFPARRSGKLVGVAFETFAPGYSGDVGVMVGFDVNADRLIGIGITTQTETPGVGTRIMKSAFLKQFKGHGLDSMALSSKDGDIDAVAGATYSSTGAVDAVRKALTLYKGIKPQIADLWPAS, encoded by the coding sequence ATGCGTGAAATTATCAATATGATCGTGGTCCTGTCCCTTATCTGCGCCGCTTCCGGTACCCTTTTGGTCAACCTGAAGCGGGCCACCAAGGACAAGATCGAACAACAGGTGCTCGTCAATGTTCAGGGCCCGGCCCTGATGACCGTGCTCGCCGGGTGCGACAACGACCCCATCGCCGAGAGAAAGACCGTGGACGGGGTGACCGTGTTCCCGGCCAGGCGCTCCGGCAAGCTCGTGGGCGTGGCCTTCGAGACATTCGCTCCCGGCTATTCCGGGGATGTCGGGGTCATGGTCGGCTTCGACGTGAACGCCGATCGGCTCATCGGCATCGGCATCACCACCCAGACCGAGACCCCGGGCGTGGGCACGCGGATCATGAAGTCCGCCTTCCTCAAGCAGTTCAAGGGACATGGCCTCGACTCCATGGCCCTGAGTTCGAAGGACGGCGACATCGACGCCGTGGCCGGAGCGACTTATTCGTCCACCGGAGCGGTGGACGCGGTGCGTAAGGCCCTCACTCTGTACAAGGGCATCAAGCCGCAAATCGCCGACCTCTGGCCGGCGTCCTAA
- a CDS encoding RnfABCDGE type electron transport complex subunit D: protein MNPPILKAMSDVSLRLTVSPPPHWRSGRTIQGMMQAHLLALLPAAVMAVVMYGYRAISVIGLAGTAAVLTEVLCLRLQKRDVDVDNYSALYAGVLFAFLLPATAPWWLVAIGGVLTIALGRTVFGGFGCNPVCAPLVAWAVCRFSWPAAMDIDLNLASYVANSPVDQLMHFGVSSLLQFDYMDLFVGRQLGGLGSSQVMALAAGGLFLLATRWIRLFIPVGFLLGVAGTATAFWMIDPTAYADPMFHLLAGSTVFGAFFLAPDVASSPVGKIPQTVFGLIVGAMVVIIRVYGVYPDGVPFAIMVANLLSPLLDRLRPKFFGVR, encoded by the coding sequence ATGAATCCTCCCATACTCAAAGCCATGTCCGACGTCTCGCTCCGGTTGACGGTTTCGCCGCCGCCGCACTGGCGCAGCGGGCGGACCATCCAGGGCATGATGCAGGCCCATCTGCTGGCTCTGCTGCCGGCCGCCGTCATGGCGGTGGTCATGTACGGTTACCGCGCGATCTCGGTCATCGGCCTGGCCGGAACCGCGGCCGTGCTCACCGAAGTCCTCTGTCTGCGGCTCCAGAAGCGCGACGTGGACGTTGACAATTACTCGGCCCTGTACGCGGGCGTGCTCTTCGCCTTCCTGCTCCCGGCCACAGCGCCCTGGTGGCTGGTGGCCATCGGCGGCGTCCTGACCATCGCCCTCGGAAGGACCGTGTTCGGCGGTTTCGGCTGCAATCCGGTCTGCGCCCCGCTGGTCGCCTGGGCCGTCTGTCGCTTCTCCTGGCCCGCGGCCATGGATATCGACCTCAATCTGGCGAGCTACGTGGCCAACAGCCCCGTGGACCAGCTCATGCATTTCGGAGTGAGCAGCCTCCTCCAGTTCGACTATATGGACCTGTTCGTCGGGCGGCAGCTCGGCGGCCTGGGGTCGTCGCAGGTCATGGCCCTGGCCGCGGGCGGTCTTTTCCTGCTCGCCACCCGCTGGATCCGCCTGTTCATCCCGGTGGGCTTCCTTCTGGGCGTGGCGGGCACGGCGACCGCCTTCTGGATGATCGACCCCACGGCCTATGCCGATCCCATGTTCCACCTTCTGGCGGGCAGCACCGTGTTCGGGGCCTTTTTCCTGGCCCCTGACGTGGCCTCCAGCCCGGTCGGCAAGATTCCCCAGACCGTGTTCGGCCTCATTGTCGGGGCCATGGTCGTGATCATCCGCGTCTACGGGGTGTATCCCGACGGCGTGCCCTTCGCCATCATGGTGGCGAACCTCCTCAGCCCGCTGTTGGACCGTCTTCGTCCCAAGTTCTTCGGAGTCAGATAG
- a CDS encoding electron transporter RnfC, with translation MLKIQYSLDSELINSIRDLALPEELHIQVRNLVLKTKKGSVLTKGEVIAEHPAPGGGAFHAAAGGKVTGVNYHSLILRCTGGEETVSPVDVNSMGNGAELLRVLQGLGVNVIQLMGRAEVLVINGLNPEPGVSVAQQLLRDGREELAAGLALARKLLAPNRTVLAAPKGDPVSIPGAETVGVRAKYPYSLDALVVRAVTGKEFPEGTRVINVMDLYDLGQVVLTGLPITETVMTIAGHNYRVPIGTPVRHLLDILGLDTHPGDTIVLGGPFRGEAIYSLDEGVKKTDYGLFITSSDAIPAVQDAACINCGECVLQCPARVQPHLISRCAEYERFEEAERYGLNSCFECGLCAFNCFARRPLLQYIRFAKAQLRAKGQDAQA, from the coding sequence ATGCTCAAGATACAATATTCCCTTGATTCAGAACTGATCAATTCCATTCGCGATCTGGCGCTTCCGGAAGAACTGCATATCCAGGTCCGCAACCTGGTGCTGAAAACCAAGAAGGGCAGCGTCCTGACCAAGGGCGAGGTTATTGCCGAACACCCCGCTCCCGGCGGAGGAGCCTTCCACGCGGCCGCGGGCGGCAAGGTCACGGGCGTCAACTATCACAGCCTGATCCTGCGCTGCACGGGCGGCGAAGAGACCGTTTCCCCGGTGGACGTGAACTCCATGGGCAACGGTGCGGAGCTGCTGCGCGTCCTGCAGGGGCTCGGCGTGAATGTTATTCAGCTCATGGGCAGGGCCGAGGTCCTGGTTATCAACGGCCTGAATCCGGAACCGGGCGTTTCCGTGGCCCAGCAACTGCTGCGGGACGGCCGCGAGGAGTTGGCCGCCGGTCTGGCCCTGGCGCGCAAGCTGCTTGCGCCCAATCGGACCGTCCTGGCCGCGCCCAAGGGCGATCCGGTCTCCATTCCGGGGGCCGAGACCGTAGGGGTCCGGGCCAAGTACCCATATTCCCTCGACGCCCTGGTGGTCCGGGCCGTGACCGGCAAGGAATTCCCCGAGGGCACCCGGGTCATCAACGTCATGGATCTGTATGACTTGGGCCAGGTGGTCCTGACCGGGTTGCCCATCACCGAGACCGTGATGACCATCGCCGGGCACAACTATCGCGTGCCCATCGGTACGCCCGTGCGGCATCTTTTGGATATCCTCGGTCTCGACACCCATCCCGGCGACACCATCGTCCTGGGCGGGCCGTTCCGGGGCGAGGCCATCTACAGCCTGGACGAGGGCGTGAAGAAGACAGACTACGGCCTGTTCATCACCTCCTCGGACGCCATTCCGGCGGTTCAGGACGCCGCCTGCATCAACTGCGGGGAATGCGTCCTCCAGTGCCCGGCACGGGTCCAGCCTCATCTCATCAGCCGCTGCGCCGAATACGAGCGGTTCGAGGAAGCCGAGCGGTACGGCCTGAACAGTTGCTTCGAGTGCGGTCTGTGCGCTTTCAACTGTTTCGCCAGGCGGCCGTTACTCCAATATATCCGTTTCGCCAAAGCGCAGCTCAGGGCCAAGGGCCAGGACGCCCAGGCCTAG
- a CDS encoding cytochrome c3 family protein, with product MKNRYFIISAIVALLFAGAVIGYAIPVEKQDVPARVILDNTGGRVVFAHQVHAQDYGADCEDCHHDGIEGEKSYLPCGACHPAEFDEQFRLNHPKAFSDQKACLRCHDGVPAGPLPKDEWPDVESIPTRGEAFHTLCMGCHEENGGPFGDDACYQCHAR from the coding sequence TTGAAGAACCGATATTTCATCATTTCAGCGATCGTGGCGCTCCTGTTTGCAGGGGCCGTGATCGGCTATGCCATCCCGGTGGAGAAGCAGGATGTGCCGGCGCGGGTCATCCTGGACAACACCGGCGGGCGGGTCGTGTTCGCCCACCAGGTGCACGCCCAGGACTATGGAGCCGATTGCGAAGACTGTCACCACGACGGCATTGAAGGCGAGAAAAGCTATCTGCCGTGTGGAGCGTGTCATCCGGCGGAGTTCGACGAACAATTCCGTCTCAACCACCCCAAGGCGTTTTCGGATCAGAAGGCCTGCCTGCGCTGTCATGACGGCGTGCCCGCCGGCCCCCTTCCCAAGGATGAGTGGCCGGACGTGGAATCCATTCCCACCCGGGGCGAGGCCTTCCACACCCTGTGCATGGGGTGCCACGAGGAAAACGGCGGCCCCTTCGGCGACGACGCCTGCTACCAGTGCCACGCGAGGTAA